The Paenibacillus mucilaginosus 3016 genome includes the window ATCTGCTGCTGTTCTCCATGGTGCTGGATAACGATGCCGAGCTTCGCCTGGTCGATCTTTACAAGAGCATGCAGCGCCATCTCGAGCCCTCGGCCAAAGAGGCTGTCGCCGCCAAGATCAGTACGCTGCTCGGGGAGACGGAAGCCCTGCGGCGGGAACAGCTCCTGCTGGGCACGGAAGAGGAGCTCCGGAGCCGGCGGCTGCTTCACATCCTGTATTTCAAACGGCTCAAAACCGTCTACCATGCTTCCGTCCGGGGCATCTCGCTGGATTCGCTCGAATGGGTGAGTTTTAAGGACATTTGGTTTCAAACCCGGTAATCCCGCAGCCCGGAACGTCCCGGCCGCCTCAGCTCCCCTTGGGAATTTAAGCCATAAATGATTTCCCACGTGAATATAGTAGGAGCAAGAGGCCCGAGGGAGGAGACCGGAGCGAATGAGAAAACCTAGGGAGCTGGTTTACCGCAGCAGCCGATACGGGTTTACGCTGAGACTACCCGCATGGTGGCGCAGCTTTTGTGTCGTCAGCCGTTCGAAGCGCGACCGGGAGACCGAGTACGAAGCCCATTTCCAGTTCAAATACAAAGGCAAAATCTACGACGACATCTTCACCCTGCTCGTGTACCGGATGACCCGCAGACAGTGGAAAGCGCGGGGGTATGACGAATCCCCGCTGATCTTCGTAGCGGAGCATGACGGCCGGATCTTCGCCGCCCTGACGCCGGGGGAGCTGCCCCACGCGTTCTACGACCCGAAGACGGACGATTACAACTACAAGAAATACGGCAGCGCCATCTCGCTGCTGAAGCGCATGGTCAACAGCGATGTGCCGCGGATTCTGAAGTCGGTCCGCTTTGCCCGCGGAAGCGTCACGATGAAGTCGGTGCCCTACCGCTCGCGCAAGGTATGGCCTGTCCGGTGCCGGCGCCGACGGAAGTGAACCCCAGCCGTTTGGGCAGGGCGCTGCATCCCGCCGATCCCGCACGGAGAGACTTGCTCAGCCGACCTTCTGATTGGGACGGCCGAAAGACAGCCGTTACTGATCCTCTCTTGCCGCGATTATTTCGGCACAACAAAGAGGCCCTGCGGAAGCTGTCCGCAGGGCCTTGATCCGCATGGAGACCTCTCGGTCCTGCATGCGATGGAACGATGCAGCGCGCTTTCGGGGGCCTCAGGAGAACCATCGTCCTGACCGCTCGGCGGCACGCTTCTTTTTCTTGGCGTACTTCTGCACGCGGGAGAGCATCACCGGCTCGCCGCCGAGGTCCGGGGACAGCGTCCGCTTCGGCTCGGAAGCGGGCGGCCCGGGCTCCGCCGATGCCGCGCTCTCCAGCCGGCCGGCGGTTTTCGCAGACAGCGCCTCCTGTCCTTGGGATGGCCAAGCTTCCGGCTGCGGGACAAGGGGCTGTTCCTCCGCAGAGCCCGCTTCGGACGCCTCCAGTGTGCTGATGGCAGACTCCCCTTCCGAGCCCGCTTTCATCACCGCTTTCACCGCCGCTTCCTCTGCGGCTTCGACCGCCTTATGTTCCGCTTTCTCCGCCTCTTCGAACGCCTCCACTGCTGCTCTGACGCCATCATCAGATGCTTCAGCCGGTGCTCCGGTCCGAACCGAAGCCGTCGGGAATGCCGTACCGGTCTTCACCTGGGTCTGCCGCACCGCAGCCTGAGGGGCCTCCTCTTCGCCACCCGCGTTCGCCAGACCGCCCCCCACCGGTTCCGTCCGCTTTGGGCCCCCGACCGAAGCCGGGTCCGTCACCGGGGCCTCCTGCGGAGATCCGTCCTTCCTGCCCTCCAGCCGGTACAGCCGGTCATTCAGGGCCAGTACGGCCGTCCGCAGCTCGTCCACCTCTCTTCGCAGCGCTGCGAGCTCCTGCTCCGCTCCGCGGTCCATCCACTCCTCGGGCCATTCCTCCGACTGCTCCAGCAGCGCCTTCCACTCTTCCGCCGTCAACAGCTCTTTGGGATCCCTGCGCATCCTGCCGCCTCCTCCGTCCTGCATACCGTACCGCGATTATACAACAGGACGACGCCCCGCTCCACAAAGTTTCACCAAAATGAGGAAAAGGGGCACTCCCCAGCCCTCAAGTCGGGGGTGCCCCTGTACAGTTGGGGCAGCGCTGTACCTCCACCGCTCCCACCAACATCCAATTCCACTTTCGCTTAGGGCAGGTTCGTAGCCCCCATCAGGTACCGGTCGACCTCCCGGGCCGCCTCGCGCCCCTCCTGAATCGCCCACACGACCAGGCTCTGGCCCCGCCGCATGTCACCTGCGGCAAAGACGCCTTCGGCGCTGGTTGCATAGCGCCCGTAGGCCGCCCTGGCGTTCGAGCGCTCGTCGCGCTCCACGCCGAGCTGCTCGAGCACCGGGCTCTCCGGGCCGGTGAAGCCCATCGCCAGCAGCACGAGCTGCGCCGGAACCACCTGCTCGCTGCCCGGCACCTCGACCGGGACGAAGCGGCCGGCCTCATCTTGCTGCCAATCGACGAGCACCGTGTGCAGGGCCTCCACCTGTCCGGCATCATCCCCCGTGAACCGCTTCGTGTTGATGAGGTAGCGTCTCGGGTCGCCTCCCTGCAGGGCCGCCGCCTCTTCCTGGCCGTAGTCGGTCTTGAGCACCTTCGGCCACTCGGGCCACGGATTGTTCGCCTGCCGGGTCTCCGGCGGACGCGGCAGAATCTCGAACTGCGTCACGCTGCGGCACTTGTGGCGGATCGCTGTGCCGACACAGTCCGTGCCCGTGTCCCCGCCGCCGATCACGACCACGTCCTTGCCCTCGGCGGACAAGTAAGCTCCATCCTTATGCTCGGAATCGAGCAGGCTCTTCGTGTTGCGCGAGAGGAACTCCATCGCGAGGTGGATTCCCCCGAGCTCCCGCCCTTCTATGCGCAAATCCCTCCCCTGTGTGGCCCCGCCGCAGAGCACCACGGCATCGTAGTCCTTGCGAAGCTGCGAAGCCGGAATATCGCGTCCGATCTCCGTCCCGGTGATGAAGACGACACCTTCGGCAGCCAGCAGGTCGATCCGGCGCTGAACCACCTTTTTGTCCAGCTTCATGTTCGGGATGCCGTACATGAGCAGGCCGCCGGCCCGATCCGCCCGCTCATAGACCGTCACCAGGTGGCCCGCCTTGTTGAGCTGGGCCGCACAGGCGAGGCCTGATGGTCCGGAACCGACCACGGCCACCGTCTTCCCCGTCCGCCGGGCGGGCGGCTGCGGCACGACCCAGCCCTCGGCGAAGCCTTTGTCGATGATCGTCTTCTCGATGTTCTTGATCGTCACGGGCTTGCCGTGCAGGCCCACGGTACAGGAGCCCTCACAGGGCGCCGGACAGACGCGCCCGGTGAATTCCGGGAAGTTGTTCGTCTTGTGCAGCCGCTCCAGCGCCTCCCGCCACTGCCCCCGGTAGATGAGGTCATTCCACTCGGGGATAAGATTCTGCACGGGGCAGCCGGCCGCCATGCCGCTGAGGATGGTGCCGGTGTGGCAGAACGGGATGCCGCAGTCCATGCAACGGGCTCCCTGCTGCTGCAGCTTGATCTCCGGCATCGCGATGCCGAACTCCTGCCAGTGGGCGATCCGCAGCAGAGGAGCATGCTCGATCGGCACCTCGCGCTCATAGTCCATAAACCCGGTCGGTTTACCCATCGCTACGCCTCCTTAGTTGCCGCCCACGCGGGAGACATCCTTCATATTCTCTTCAAAAGCCACGAGCAGCGCCCGCTGCTGCGAAAGCCCCGAACGCTTCACGCGCTCGATCGCCTCGAACATCCGCTTGTAGTCCTTCGGAATGACCTTAACGAAATTCCACAAGAGCTCCTCCCAGTGCTGCAGCACCCGGTGGGCCACCGCACTGTCCGTGTACGTCGCATGGTGCTGGATCAGGTTCTTGAGCTCCTCGGCTTCGTAGATCTCCTCCACGCTCTCGAGCAGCACCATATCCTTGTTGCACCGGCCGGCGAAGGATCCCTGCTCGTCGAGCACGTAAGCGATGCCTCCGGACATCCCCGCCGCAAAGTTGCGGCCGGTAGGCCCCAGCACCACCACACGGCCGCCGGTCATATACTCGCAGCCGTGGTCGCCGACGCCCTCCACGACGGCCCGGGCGCCCGAATTGCGCACGGCGAACCGCTCCCCGGCGATGCCCCGGATATAGGCCTCCCCGTCGGTCGCCCCGTAGAGGGCGACGTTGCCGATGATAATGTTCTCTTCCGCCGTGTAGGCCGCCTGCTCCGGAGGGAAGACGGACAGCCTCCCGCCGGAGAGCCCCTTGCCGAAGTAATCGTTGGCGTCGCCCGCAAGCGACAGCGTCATGCCCCGCGGAACGAAGGCCCCGAAGCTCTGACCGGCCGATCCGTTAAAATGCAGCCGGATCGTATCGTGCGGCAGCCCTTCGCCGCCATGCAGCCGGGTCACTTCGCTGCCGACGATCGTGCCGACCACACGGTTCACGTTGGAGATCGGCACGATCGCGTGCACCCGCTCCCTGCGTTCGAGGGCCGGCGCACAGAGCTCCAGCAGCTCCGTACGGTCCAGCGACCGGTCGAGCCCGTGGTCCTGCGCCTCGCTGCAGAAGCGCCCCACCCCAGGCCCCGCCTCCGGCTGATGCAGCAGCGGCGAGAGGTCGACTCCCCTTGGCCTTCCAGTGCGCCACCGCGCGCTTCGTTTCGAGCACCTCGGTGTGCCCGATCATCTCCTCCACCGTGCGGAAGCCGAGCTCGGCCATGAGCTCGCGGGTATCCTCCGCGACGAAGCGCATAAAGTTCACGGCATGCTCCGGCTCGCCGGTGAACTTCGCCCGCAGCTCCGGGTTCTGCGTCGCTACGCCGACCGGGCACGTATCGAGATGACACACGCGCATCATGATGCAGCCGAGTGCAATGAGCGGGGTCGTAGCGAAGCCGAACTCCTCGGCCCCGAGCAAGGCGGCGATCACCACGTCGCGCCCGGTCATCAGCTTGCCGTCCGTCTCCACCCGGATGCGGCTGCGCAGGTTGTTCAGCACGAGCGTCTGGTGCGTCTCGGCGAGCCCCAGCTCCCACGGGAGCCCCGCATGGCGGATGGATGTCTGCGGCGAAGCCCCCGTGCCTCCGTCGTAGCCGCTGATGAGCACGACATCCGCCTTGCCCTTGGCAACGCCGGCCGCAATCGTGCCGACGCCGACTTCCGAAACCAGCTTCACGGAGATGCGGGCGCGCGGATTCGCATTCTTGAGATCGTGGATGAGCTCAGCGAGATCCTCGATCGAATAGATGTCGTGGTGCGGCGGCGGAGAGATGAGGCCGACGCCGGGCGTCACGCCGCGCACCTCCGCCACCCACGGGTAGACCTTGGAGCCCGGGAGCTGGCCGCCTTCACCCGGTTTGGCCCCCTGCGCCATCTTGATCTGGATCTCGTCGGCGTTCACGAGATAGGCGCTTGTCACCCCGAAGCGGCCGGAGGCCACCTGCTTGATCGCACTGCGTCGCAGATCCCCGTTCGGATCAGGCGTGAAGCGCTCCGGATGCTCGCCCCCCTCGCCCGTATTGCTCTTGCCGCCGATCCGGTTCATCGCCACAGCCAGCGTCTCATGGGCCTCTTTGGAGATCGAGCCGTACGACATCGCGCCGGTCTTGAAGCGGCGGAACAGAGATTCGGCCGGCTCCACTTCCTCCAGCGGGACCGGCGTGCGATCCGAGCGGAACGCGAGAAGGGAGCGCAGCGTCAGGTAGCGCTCGTTCTCCTGGTGGATCAGCCCGGTGAACGATTTATAGGCACGGTAATCCCCGGTCCGCACCGCCTTCTGCAGCGCATGGATCGTCTCCGGGTTGTAGATATGCTCCTCCCCGCTGCGGCGCCACTGCAGCTCGCCTCCCGGATCCAGCACCCCGTCGCGGCCTTCCTGCTCAGAGTAAGCCCGGCGGTGCCGCATCAGCGCTTCCTCGGCAATCTCCTGCAGCCCGATGCCGCCGATTGGGGTATACGTCCAGGTAAAATACTTCTCGACCAGCTCGCTGCTCAGCCCAACCGCCTCGAAGATCTGGGCGCCCCGGTAAGACTGGATCGTGGAGATGCCCATTTTCGCCAGCACCTTCACGACGCCCTTCGTCGCCGCCTTGATATAGCTCGCCTCCGCCTTCTCCGGCGTTAGATCTTTCAGCGCCCCCCGGCGGATCTGACCTTCTATCGTTTCGAGCGCCAGGTACGGGTTGATCCCTCCCGCCCCGTAGCCGAGCAGCAGGGCGAAGTGGTGCACCTCGCGCGGTTCCCCCGACTCCACGAGCAGCGCCACCCGCGTACGGGTCCCCTGCCGGATCAGGTGATGGTGCAGCCCCGATACGGCGAGCAGCGCAGGGATAGCCGCCTGCTCTTCGTCAGCGCCGCGGTCGGAGAGAATGAGCAGGCTTGCCCCCTCCCCGACCGCCGTATCCGCCGCTGTGAAAAGCGCCCCGAGCGACCGCTCCAGGCCGGCCGCCCCCTCCCCCGCCGGGAAGAGCATCGGCAGCGTCACGGTACGGAAGCCTTCGCGCCGGACATGCCGGAGCTTCGCGAGCTCCGCGTTCGTCAGGATCGGCGTCTCGATCCGGATCTGCCGGCAGCTCTCGGGCTTCGGGTCGATCAGGCTGCCCTCGGGTCCGATCGTCGTCACCTGGGCCGTGATGATCTCCTCGAAGTTGGCGTCGATCGGCGGGTTCGTCACCTGGGCGAACAGCTGCTTGAAGTAGCTGTAGAGCAGCTGGGGACGGTCCGATAGCACCGCCAGCGGGGCATCGAAGCCCATCGAGCCTACGGGATCGACGCCCGTCCGCGCCATCGGCTCCAGCACACGGCGCAGGTTCTCGAACGTGTAGCCGAACGCCTGCTGGCGCTGCAGCAGGGTACCGGGATCCGGCTCGGGCGGCAGCGGAGCCTCCGGCAGCTCGGACAGCGATACGAGATGCTCCTGCAGCCATTCGCGGTACGGATGCTGGGCCGCCACGGCGGACTTCAGCTCCTCATCCGCGATAATCCGGCCCTCTGCCGTATCGACGAGCAGCATCCGGCCCGGCTGAAGCCGCTGCTTCGCCGCAATGCGCTCCGGCGGAATCGGCAGCACGCCCGCTTCCGAAGCGAGCACGATCCAATCGTCCGTGGTGACATAGTAGCGTGCGGGGCGCAGGCCGTTGCGGTCGAGAACCGCACCGATCGAGACACCGTCCGTGAACGCGATCGCCGCCGGACCGTCCCAGGGCTCCATAAGACAGGAATGATACTCGTAGAACGCCCGGCGCGCATCGTCCATCGACTCGTGCTTGGCCCACGGCTCGGGGATCATCATCATGGCCGCATGCGGCAGCGACCGGCCGGAGAGCATCAGGAACTCCAGGCAGTTGTCGAACATCTGGGAGTCCGACCCGTCCGTGTCGATCAGCGGAAGGATCGCCTCATAATCGCTGCCGAAAAGCTCGGTCCGGCAGGCCGCCTCGCGGGCATGCATCCAGTTCACATTGCCCCGCAGCGTATTGATCTCGCCGTTGTGGATCAAATAGCGGTAGGGATGGGCCCGCTCCCAGCTGGGGAACGTATTGGTGCTGAACCTGGAGTGAACCAGCGCCAGCGCCGTCTCAAAATCCGGATCCTGCAGATCCGTATAATACCGGTCGACCTGAGCCGGCGTCAGCATACCCTTGTAGACGATCGTGCGGGAGGAGAGACTTGCGAAGTAGACGCCCCCTTTCCCGAGAGAGGGCGGCCCCTTCTCCGAACGCTTGCGGATCACGTACAGCTTCCGCTCGAAGATCAGGTAATCCTCCGCATCCGCCGAGGCGCCGACGAAGAACTGCCGGATACAGGGCTCCGCCGATCTCGCCGCCTCTCCGAGCAGCGCATGGTCCGTCGGCACGGTGCGCCAGCCGAGGAAGCTCTGGCCTGTTCGCCTTACTTGATCTTCAATCCATAACTCGGCGGCGATGCGCGCTTCCGCCTGCTGCGGCAGGAAGAGCATCCCGACGCCGTAACGGCCGGGTGCCGGCAGCCGGATCCCCTCTTCCGAGCAGACGCGCTGCAGGAACTTGTGCGGGAGCTGGAGCAGAATCCCCGCGCCGTCTCCCGTATTGCTCTCGCTGCCTTGACCCCCGCGGTGGTCGAGGTTGCAGAGGATCCGAAGAGCCGCCTCCACCATCGCGTGGGAAGGGGCACCTTTCATATGGGCGACGAATCCGATGCCGCAGGCATCGTGTTCGAAGCTCGGGTCGTACAGGCCTTGTTTGGCTGGAAGTCCATTTCTGTTCATCACTCGCGCAACCTCTCATTTTCGGAATGGATTACAACTCCTGGTCTGTCGCCACTGGTGGAATGCCATCTCTGAAAAAAGGAACAAAGGGAATGCGTCATCGGTGTAATGCTTTACAGAAATAAAGTGGTCTTTGCAAAGAAAAAGGAACGCTCCTGCCCGCCTGCCCTAGCTGTGAACATTCTATGAACAACCCTAGATCGTATGAATAATCTTAACATCCCATGCCAAGCTCGGCAATTTATAAAAAACTAGAGATTTCGACTCATTTTTGAGGAGATACTGCAGAACAAAAAGGGAAATGTAGACATTTGACGAATGCTTAGCAGATGCATCATTCATGAAGCGGAGGAAGCTTCCCATGCAAGATCAACACCCCTATAGGCCTGCTTTGGAGCACGACCTCCGGGACGGCCGCACAGACCTTCAGCGGCTGCTGCCTGAACTGGCACTGAAGCCCTTCTCCCTCTCGGATGTCGGCACGCTGCTCGCGGCGGCGGACGGGCGTCTGGTGAAGAGCAGCGAATCCCTCTCCCGCCTGCTCGGCTATGAACCCGGCTCCCTGCGGAATTCGAGCCTGCAGGAGCTCGTTCATCCCGGAGATCTGCTGCTGCACATGCATCATCTCAGCCGGCTGGCCGCAGGGCAGAGCACCCGGTATAGCGCCGAGATGAGGCTCATGCACCGCAGCGGCGAACCTCTGCCGATGTTCGTAAGCGCCTTCGCGGTCGGGGAGGACACGGACGCCCCCCGGTATATCTATATGCAGGTTCAGGATTTGAGCGGCCGCCTCCGGGCGGAATCCGCGCTGCAGGACTCCCTGCTCCACCTGCACTCCCTGCTCGAGACAATGACCGATGCTTATCTCATGCTGGGGCGGGAAGGCGAGTTTCTTTACATGAACCGAAGTGCAGAGGAACTGCTGGGCCGCAGCCGCACCGATCTTCTCGGGCGCAGCTGCCGGGTGCTCATGCCCGAATGGTACGGACCAGTCTTCTACCGCAGCTTTCAGCGCGGGCTCGAAGAAGGCGTCCCCCTCTCCCTGCAGGAGCATTTTCCCTCGGAGCAGCGGTGGCTCGAGCTCCACTGCCGCCCCTGCAAGCCCGGGCTGTCTGTCTTCGTCCGCGACGTAACGCGGCACAAGGCACAGGAGGAGAAGCTTCGGGCGACGAAGCAGCAGCTGGATTCGATGATCGAGCATGCGGCGGATAACATCGTCATCCTCGACAGCAGCTTCCGGCTGCTGCGCGTCAACCAGGCGTTCCTCGACACCTTCGGCTACTCGGAGGAGGAGCTCATCGGCCGCCGGCCGCCGAACATTCCCGATGAGCTCTGGATCGAATCCGAGCTGCTGTTCCGGCAGGCCTTCCAGGGCAAGCAGATCTCGGGTTTTGAGACGGTGCGCCGGCGCAAGGACGGCCTCCTCCTCGATATGAGCCTGACGATCTCGCCGATCGTCGGGGCCGACCATCACATCCCCGGCATCTGCATCATCGGCCGGGACATCTCGGAGCACAAGCGAACCGAAGAGCTGCTGCGCAGCTCCGAGAAGCTGGCCGTCGCCGGGCAGCTCGCCGCCGGCGTGGCCCATGAGATCCGCAATCCCCTGACCTCGCTCAAAGGCTTCACCCAGTTCATGAAGGCCGGAGCGCAGTACAAGGAACAATACCTCGACATCATGATGTCCGAGCTCGACCGCATCGAACAGATCATCAGCGAGCTTCTGCTGCTGGCCCGTCCGCAGGCTGTCACGTACCGGACCAAACCCCTGGAACCCATCCTGACCCATGTCATCTCCCTGCTCGAACCTCAAGCCAATCTGCAGAATGTGGAGCTGCTCGCCAGCATCCCTTCCGGACTTCCGCCCGTCTACTGTGAAGAAAACCACCTCAAGCAAGTCTTCATCAACCTCATGAAAAATGCGCTGGAAGCGATGCCACGGGGCGGCCGGCTGGAATTGGCCGCCTCGGCTTCAGAAGAAGACGGGGTCTGCGTGACATTAGAGGATAATGGTCCCGGTATCCCTGCGGAGCTTCTGAAGCGGCTTGGGGAACCGTTTTTCACCACCAAGGAAAAAGGCTCGGGGCTCGGCCTCATGGTCTCCCAGAAGATCGTCGCGGAGCACGGGGGGCGCCTGTCCGTAGACAGCAGGGAAGGCGGCGGGACCACCGTAACCGTGGTGCTGCCCCAGGCCTCCGAACGTACCGATCCCGCTTCCGACGCAGCGGATTCCTGATGCCTTGGCCCGTACCGCTTCCTCTCCGCGCCGGGCGTCTTATTGGCTGAAATAGGCAGGCCCGCTCGTCCCCCGGGGGTATACCATCCCGGCCGCAGTATGCTATGATGGTCTTCTGATTTCCTGTAGAGAGGACGAGCATCCCAGTGGCCCAACTCTATTTCCGATATGGTACGATGAACAGCGGTAAATCCATCGAAGTGCTCCGCGTGGCCCATAACTATGAGGAGCAGGGCAAAAAAGTGCTGCTCTTCACTCCGGCCGTCGACGACCGGGAAGGCGTGGGCGTCGTCGCTTCGCGAATCGGCATGCGCAAGGACGGCATCATCATCGACGAGCATCTCGATATGGTGGCGATGGCGGCGCAGGAGCGCCCGAACTGCATCCTAATCGACGAAGCGCAGTTCCTGACGAAGGCGCAGGTCGAGCAGCTGACCGAGATCACCGATACGCTCGGCATCCCGGTCATCACCTACGGCCTCCGGGGCGACTTCCTCGGCCAGCTGTTCGAAGGCAGCATGCATCTGTTCGCCCTGGCCGACAAGATCGAAGAGATCAAGACGGTATGCTGGTACTGCGACCGCAAGGCGACGATGAACATGCGCTGCAAGGACGGCGTTCCCGTCTTCACGGGCGAACAGATCCAGATCGGGGGCAACGAGAGCTATATCCCCGTCTGCCGCAAGTGCTATTCCCGCCAAAAGAAAACGGCCGCCGCACAGTAATCTGCGCTCACGGCCATTCTCTTTCCCCGCCGGCCTCTTTCAGGACACGGCGGGACTATTGCAATCTTGAAGCATCCGCCGAAACAGGCGGGTGCTTTTTGGTAATGAGGCTGATCTTGACCTGATGGGCCCGTCTATGCTGGACCTCCGTTCTTCTTCCAGAGCTCCCGTAGAGCCGCGATCAGGCGGTCCATTTCCTCCGCCGTCCCGATCGAGATCCGGACATGCTCGGTCAGCCCCCACGAGCCGCCGTAACGCAGAATAATCCCCTGCGCCAGCAGCCGTCCGCAGGCCTGCTCCGCCCCCGGTCCGAGCCGGACGAGCACGAAGTTGGCCATGCTCTCGGTGCACTCCAGCCCGAGCTCCCGGCAGGCGGCGTAGAGCTTCTGCCGGCCCTGCCCGTTCAGCTCCCGGGATGCCTCCACATGCCCCTGATCGGCCAGTGCGGCGGCGGCGGCCGCCTGAGCCAGCGCGTTGACGTTGAACGGCTCCTTCACCTGGAGCAGCGTCCGGACCACCTCGCGCGGCGCGGCGCCGAAGCCGACCCGCAGCCCCGCCAGCCCGTAGATCTTCGAGAACGTCTGCAGCACGACGAGCGGGTATCCCTCCCGCACCAGCTCCAGTCCGTCCGTATAGTCGTCTGCGGTGACGTAGTGACTATACGCGGCATCGTAGACGACGAGCACGCCCTGCGGCAGCGAATCGAGCAGCCGTCGCAGCTCGCCGGCCG containing:
- a CDS encoding thymidine kinase yields the protein MAQLYFRYGTMNSGKSIEVLRVAHNYEEQGKKVLLFTPAVDDREGVGVVASRIGMRKDGIIIDEHLDMVAMAAQERPNCILIDEAQFLTKAQVEQLTEITDTLGIPVITYGLRGDFLGQLFEGSMHLFALADKIEEIKTVCWYCDRKATMNMRCKDGVPVFTGEQIQIGGNESYIPVCRKCYSRQKKTAAAQ
- the hisC gene encoding histidinol-phosphate transaminase, encoding MRQEKALQRNERRVQPRDVLGRMTPYSPGKPIWEVQEELGLEDVVKLASNENPLGPSPRAVEAAAAMLPELHRYPDAGAVRLRQAIALHKGLSEEELIITNGGDELITLIAEAYLDPGDEVITPAPTFSEYAFGTLLMNAEVVRVPLGEGFRCSADALLAAVTGRTKLIWLCSPNNPTGTYLPAGELRRLLDSLPQGVLVVYDAAYSHYVTADDYTDGLELVREGYPLVVLQTFSKIYGLAGLRVGFGAAPREVVRTLLQVKEPFNVNALAQAAAAAALADQGHVEASRELNGQGRQKLYAACRELGLECTESMANFVLVRLGPGAEQACGRLLAQGIILRYGGSWGLTEHVRISIGTAEEMDRLIAALRELWKKNGGPA
- a CDS encoding glutamate synthase subunit beta — translated: MGKPTGFMDYEREVPIEHAPLLRIAHWQEFGIAMPEIKLQQQGARCMDCGIPFCHTGTILSGMAAGCPVQNLIPEWNDLIYRGQWREALERLHKTNNFPEFTGRVCPAPCEGSCTVGLHGKPVTIKNIEKTIIDKGFAEGWVVPQPPARRTGKTVAVVGSGPSGLACAAQLNKAGHLVTVYERADRAGGLLMYGIPNMKLDKKVVQRRIDLLAAEGVVFITGTEIGRDIPASQLRKDYDAVVLCGGATQGRDLRIEGRELGGIHLAMEFLSRNTKSLLDSEHKDGAYLSAEGKDVVVIGGGDTGTDCVGTAIRHKCRSVTQFEILPRPPETRQANNPWPEWPKVLKTDYGQEEAAALQGGDPRRYLINTKRFTGDDAGQVEALHTVLVDWQQDEAGRFVPVEVPGSEQVVPAQLVLLAMGFTGPESPVLEQLGVERDERSNARAAYGRYATSAEGVFAAGDMRRGQSLVVWAIQEGREAAREVDRYLMGATNLP
- a CDS encoding PAS domain-containing sensor histidine kinase, which gives rise to MQDQHPYRPALEHDLRDGRTDLQRLLPELALKPFSLSDVGTLLAAADGRLVKSSESLSRLLGYEPGSLRNSSLQELVHPGDLLLHMHHLSRLAAGQSTRYSAEMRLMHRSGEPLPMFVSAFAVGEDTDAPRYIYMQVQDLSGRLRAESALQDSLLHLHSLLETMTDAYLMLGREGEFLYMNRSAEELLGRSRTDLLGRSCRVLMPEWYGPVFYRSFQRGLEEGVPLSLQEHFPSEQRWLELHCRPCKPGLSVFVRDVTRHKAQEEKLRATKQQLDSMIEHAADNIVILDSSFRLLRVNQAFLDTFGYSEEELIGRRPPNIPDELWIESELLFRQAFQGKQISGFETVRRRKDGLLLDMSLTISPIVGADHHIPGICIIGRDISEHKRTEELLRSSEKLAVAGQLAAGVAHEIRNPLTSLKGFTQFMKAGAQYKEQYLDIMMSELDRIEQIISELLLLARPQAVTYRTKPLEPILTHVISLLEPQANLQNVELLASIPSGLPPVYCEENHLKQVFINLMKNALEAMPRGGRLELAASASEEDGVCVTLEDNGPGIPAELLKRLGEPFFTTKEKGSGLGLMVSQKIVAEHGGRLSVDSREGGGTTVTVVLPQASERTDPASDAADS